In Bacteroidota bacterium, one genomic interval encodes:
- a CDS encoding TIR domain-containing protein → MARKVFFSFHFQEDNWRTGQVRNIGAIEGNKPVHDNEWEQIKKSGNTAIKQWIDEQLFGKSCVVVLIGPQTADRYWVQYEIERGWELGKGVVGIRIHKLLNQFSKSASMGDNPFTGIKVNSRIGKIDLGNFVKIYDSPSHYSSTETYKFIEDNITKWIDEAVFTRKLH, encoded by the coding sequence ATGGCAAGAAAGGTATTTTTCAGTTTTCACTTTCAGGAAGATAACTGGAGAACTGGCCAAGTTCGGAATATTGGCGCGATAGAGGGTAATAAACCTGTACACGACAATGAATGGGAACAAATCAAGAAAAGCGGTAATACCGCTATCAAACAATGGATCGATGAACAGCTTTTTGGCAAAAGTTGTGTGGTAGTGTTGATTGGCCCGCAAACGGCTGACCGGTACTGGGTTCAATACGAGATTGAACGCGGGTGGGAATTGGGAAAAGGCGTCGTTGGTATTCGAATCCATAAACTTCTAAATCAGTTTTCAAAATCGGCATCGATGGGCGACAATCCGTTTACCGGAATTAAAGTCAATTCTCGTATTGGAAAAATTGACTTAGGCAACTTCGTTAAAATTTACGACTCTCCTTCACATTATTCAAGTACCGAAACATACAAGTTCATCGAAGATAACATTACCAAGTGGATTGACGAAGCAGTTTTTACCCGAAAGCTACACTAA
- a CDS encoding biotin--[acetyl-CoA-carboxylase] ligase, whose translation MFAIEEFDIKLETDFIGRNFIYLDETESTNRFVLNSANNVKYDGSVVLAEFQTAGRGRLDRKWVSSREQNLTFTILVDLKERSITHPQLLNFVASLVVARSIENLHLIKTNLKWPNDVLVGSKKVAGILCESVSQGSRISKVAVGIGVNVNQANFASGYLTEPTSVRMELKQTVSRERLLAEILNNFEYTLARLEEEPNQIVAEWKQFCKMLGDKVTVKAGEEEFTGLFTDVSEEGHIILIDNFEDKKTITFGDVSAI comes from the coding sequence ATGTTCGCTATTGAAGAGTTTGATATCAAACTTGAAACTGATTTTATCGGAAGAAATTTCATCTATCTGGACGAAACGGAATCAACCAACAGGTTTGTTCTGAACAGTGCAAATAATGTAAAGTATGATGGTTCTGTTGTTTTGGCTGAATTTCAAACTGCCGGCAGAGGAAGACTTGACAGGAAATGGGTTTCGAGCCGGGAGCAAAACCTGACCTTCACCATTTTGGTCGATCTTAAAGAGAGATCCATTACTCACCCGCAGTTGTTGAATTTTGTAGCTTCTCTTGTTGTTGCACGCTCGATAGAAAACCTCCACCTTATTAAAACGAATTTAAAATGGCCCAACGATGTACTCGTCGGGAGCAAGAAAGTTGCCGGGATACTTTGTGAGTCTGTCTCCCAGGGCAGCAGGATCAGTAAAGTGGCGGTTGGAATTGGTGTTAATGTAAACCAGGCAAATTTTGCATCAGGTTATCTGACCGAACCTACTTCTGTCAGAATGGAACTAAAGCAAACTGTCTCCCGCGAACGACTGCTTGCAGAAATTCTCAATAATTTTGAGTACACACTCGCCCGGCTGGAAGAGGAACCGAATCAGATAGTTGCAGAATGGAAACAATTCTGTAAAATGCTCGGTGACAAAGTGACCGTAAAAGCCGGTGAAGAAGAGTTTACGGGGCTCTTCACTGATGTGAGCGAAGAAGGTCATATCATTCTGATTGATAATTTTGAGGATAAAAAAACAATCACATTTGGTGATGTCTCTGCCATATGA
- a CDS encoding toll/interleukin-1 receptor domain-containing protein: MGLLTERLLFDSTVKVIREESERGFEKTASEAIIENNEKMKKVAQYDFFICHAKVDGNLILGLIRLLKEKGYSAYVDWIDDPLLDRTNVTPKTAKVLKQRIRASRCLLYAFTENSEHSKWMPWELGIKDGHNGKVLITPITKQLVSTYSGQEYLGLYPYLTVFGSKEYPNLNYFELQNIDGTKPSLHDWMNR; this comes from the coding sequence GTGGGTCTACTAACAGAGAGACTTTTATTTGATAGTACGGTTAAGGTAATTCGAGAGGAATCAGAACGCGGATTTGAAAAAACTGCGAGTGAAGCAATAATTGAAAATAACGAAAAGATGAAGAAAGTAGCGCAATATGATTTCTTTATCTGCCATGCGAAAGTTGATGGAAATTTGATTCTGGGATTGATTCGATTACTCAAAGAAAAAGGTTACTCCGCTTATGTTGATTGGATTGATGATCCGCTCCTAGATCGTACTAATGTCACTCCCAAAACAGCTAAAGTGTTAAAACAACGAATCCGGGCATCGAGATGTTTGTTGTATGCTTTCACCGAAAATTCTGAACATTCAAAGTGGATGCCGTGGGAGTTGGGTATCAAAGATGGTCATAATGGGAAAGTCTTAATTACTCCAATAACAAAACAACTTGTTTCGACCTATTCCGGTCAGGAATATTTAGGACTATATCCGTATTTGACTGTTTTTGGATCGAAAGAGTATCCAAATTTGAATTACTTTGAATTGCAAAATATAGATGGAACTAAGCCTAGTTTACACGACTGGATGAATAGATAA
- a CDS encoding N-6 DNA methylase, whose translation MKIETVDIKKLILALGFKAQENQNGIHYKSYKRHDGYVVKIDFEKEKINYGSRINLGDQTTCNFDNSENFVVLECIDRLLEKGYPPERISLEHKWPVGRKEKGKLDILITDDHSKTYLMIECKTWGSEYLKEKKKMLQDGAQLFSYFQQDKSAQYLCLYSSRLSDGQFEYINDIVPVDPEWSNLSNQKEIFDHWNKNFKDNGIFDDWANVYEVEIKALTRGRLKELTHDDSGRIFNQFAEILRHNVVSDKPNAFNKIFNLFLCKIVDEDRKSEDELEFQWKEDDSDIKLQKRLSDLYKKGMREFLAKNVTDYNDRQVDEKLDSLDSDLKEQIKEMFTRIRLHKNNEFAFKEVYDEKSFCENAVVVKEVVELLQPFQIKYQHKQQFLGDFFELLLNTSIKQETGQFFTPVPIAKFIISSIPIQEIIEKKISNEEINFLPYIIDYAAGSGHFLTEAMDEVQKIIVQTDHQTQRPSVSAKINSWKANPFEWASDYVYGIEADYRLVKTAKVSCFLNGDGAANVVHADGLDNFKKSNDYKGKLKEVSHDEEKDNAQFDILVANPPYSVSSFKNTLKYGIESFELFEFLTDESSEIECLFIERMKQLLKPGGWAGIILPSSILTNSGIYTRAREIIFKYFDLKAIVEFGPNTFMATNVTTVTLFLERKENSYWKRIETGIKTFFNSPKESTISGIENAFSKYVTATFGTINLADYISLVMKNPNANILNSELFREYKVWFASLSEIKQLKEKNVFKEKSESEQQTELDKLFYDKVFICELERMLYYFLVYPQQTVLIKIGVNEAEEEFIGYKFSSRRRHEGIKMSFDDAGKAKTKLYDDQNHLNPEKVNSYIYKTFIGQDFSIAPSLSENIYRCKTYELMDFTKLPLEKTISLGIKKKIDAVQYWNSGSLVRLSTVADIKKGTSITKKDTKNGDIPVVAGGKEHAYYHNESNREGNIVTISASGAYSGYVNYWSKPIFASDCITVKSRDETVIKTKLIFHFLKVMQGNIYDLQRGQAQPHVYASDIDKLFIPLPSISIQKKIIKQIEKIETNANVNRDKIEKLSSVIEEQVIALYEKGYDFRKISDFAFINPSKSELKDIDESTIISFIEMASVSNSGKIETKVDKPLVELKGGSYKYFRENDLIIAKITPCMENGKCALARGLTNEIGMGSSEFHVIRVKDELNPKYLFTLLNRPRVREEAARMMTGASGHRRVPSSYYEDMLIPLPEKAEQEKFVSNIEKIENEIGSLYREINNVPDAIDIIVKQYLE comes from the coding sequence ATGAAAATTGAAACTGTTGACATAAAAAAGCTTATACTCGCATTAGGGTTCAAAGCACAAGAAAATCAAAACGGAATTCACTATAAATCTTATAAAAGGCATGATGGTTATGTAGTAAAAATAGACTTTGAAAAAGAGAAGATCAATTATGGTTCGAGGATAAATTTAGGAGATCAGACAACCTGTAATTTTGATAATAGTGAAAATTTTGTTGTCTTGGAATGTATTGACAGACTTTTAGAAAAAGGTTATCCCCCAGAAAGAATTTCTTTAGAACATAAATGGCCGGTGGGAAGAAAAGAAAAAGGGAAATTAGACATCCTGATTACGGATGATCACAGCAAGACATACTTAATGATTGAATGCAAAACATGGGGTAGCGAGTATCTTAAGGAGAAAAAAAAGATGCTCCAAGATGGGGCTCAACTCTTTTCTTATTTTCAGCAGGATAAAAGCGCCCAATACTTATGTTTGTATTCTTCACGATTATCAGATGGACAATTTGAGTATATAAATGACATTGTACCAGTAGATCCCGAGTGGAGTAATCTCAGTAACCAGAAAGAAATATTTGACCACTGGAACAAGAATTTTAAAGATAATGGTATTTTCGACGATTGGGCAAATGTGTATGAAGTTGAGATTAAAGCCTTAACCAGGGGAAGACTTAAGGAACTAACTCATGATGATAGTGGAAGAATATTTAACCAATTTGCTGAAATTCTTAGACATAATGTTGTGTCAGATAAACCAAACGCTTTTAATAAAATTTTCAATTTGTTTTTGTGTAAAATTGTTGACGAGGATAGAAAATCCGAAGATGAACTGGAATTCCAATGGAAGGAAGATGATTCGGATATAAAGCTACAAAAAAGACTATCAGACCTCTATAAGAAAGGAATGCGGGAATTTTTGGCCAAGAACGTGACTGATTATAACGATCGTCAGGTAGATGAAAAACTTGATTCGCTCGACTCAGATTTGAAAGAACAAATCAAAGAGATGTTTACCAGGATTCGTCTTCACAAGAATAACGAATTTGCATTCAAAGAGGTGTATGACGAAAAATCTTTTTGTGAGAACGCTGTAGTTGTCAAGGAGGTTGTTGAGTTGCTTCAACCATTCCAGATCAAATACCAACACAAACAACAGTTTCTTGGAGATTTCTTTGAACTCTTATTAAATACAAGCATAAAGCAAGAAACCGGACAGTTCTTTACACCTGTACCAATAGCAAAATTCATCATATCAAGCATACCTATTCAAGAAATAATTGAGAAGAAAATAAGCAATGAGGAGATTAACTTCTTGCCGTATATAATAGATTATGCGGCGGGAAGTGGACACTTCTTAACAGAAGCAATGGATGAAGTGCAGAAGATTATAGTCCAGACTGATCACCAAACTCAGAGACCTTCTGTGAGTGCAAAGATTAATAGCTGGAAGGCGAATCCATTTGAATGGGCAAGTGATTATGTCTATGGAATAGAGGCAGATTATCGACTTGTCAAAACAGCCAAGGTGAGTTGCTTTCTAAATGGAGATGGAGCGGCTAATGTTGTGCATGCCGATGGTCTAGATAATTTCAAAAAGAGTAATGATTATAAGGGTAAACTTAAGGAAGTCAGTCACGATGAAGAAAAAGACAACGCTCAGTTTGATATATTAGTTGCTAATCCACCGTATTCGGTCTCATCTTTTAAAAACACTTTGAAATATGGTATTGAGAGTTTTGAACTCTTTGAGTTCTTAACTGATGAGAGTAGTGAAATAGAGTGTTTATTTATTGAACGGATGAAACAGCTTCTAAAACCCGGTGGATGGGCAGGGATTATCTTACCCAGTTCCATCTTAACTAATTCGGGGATCTACACTCGAGCTAGAGAAATAATCTTTAAATATTTTGACCTTAAAGCTATTGTTGAATTTGGTCCCAATACATTTATGGCCACTAATGTAACCACAGTCACTCTCTTTTTGGAACGGAAGGAAAATAGTTATTGGAAAAGAATTGAGACTGGTATTAAAACTTTTTTTAACTCTCCAAAAGAATCAACTATTTCAGGCATTGAAAATGCGTTTAGCAAATATGTAACTGCGACTTTCGGTACAATTAATTTAGCAGATTACATTTCGTTAGTCATGAAAAACCCGAATGCAAACATTTTGAATTCTGAACTCTTCAGAGAGTACAAAGTTTGGTTCGCCTCTCTCAGTGAAATAAAACAGCTCAAAGAAAAAAATGTATTCAAGGAGAAATCGGAATCAGAACAACAAACTGAGTTGGACAAACTTTTTTATGATAAAGTATTCATTTGTGAACTAGAAAGGATGCTGTATTATTTTTTGGTCTACCCTCAGCAAACTGTTCTTATCAAGATTGGGGTTAATGAAGCAGAAGAAGAATTTATCGGTTATAAGTTTAGTTCGCGGCGGAGGCACGAAGGAATCAAAATGTCTTTTGATGATGCGGGGAAAGCCAAAACAAAGTTGTATGATGATCAAAATCACTTGAATCCAGAAAAAGTTAATAGTTATATTTATAAAACATTTATCGGCCAAGATTTTAGCATCGCTCCATCATTGTCGGAAAATATATATAGGTGTAAAACTTATGAACTTATGGACTTTACTAAATTGCCATTAGAGAAGACTATCTCGCTCGGAATCAAGAAAAAAATTGATGCAGTACAGTACTGGAATAGCGGTAGCCTTGTCAGGTTATCTACTGTAGCAGACATTAAAAAAGGCACATCGATTACAAAAAAGGATACAAAAAACGGGGATATCCCGGTTGTGGCTGGTGGGAAAGAACATGCTTATTATCATAATGAATCAAACAGGGAAGGAAACATAGTAACCATTAGCGCGTCAGGAGCTTATTCCGGGTATGTTAATTATTGGAGTAAACCTATATTTGCTTCAGATTGTATAACAGTTAAATCCAGAGATGAAACTGTAATAAAGACAAAATTAATATTTCATTTCCTGAAAGTAATGCAGGGAAATATTTATGATCTACAACGCGGGCAGGCACAACCACATGTTTATGCCTCAGATATCGATAAATTGTTTATCCCATTACCATCTATTTCTATTCAAAAAAAAATAATTAAGCAAATTGAGAAAATTGAGACAAATGCAAATGTAAATCGGGATAAAATTGAAAAACTTAGTAGTGTAATCGAAGAACAAGTTATCGCTTTGTACGAAAAAGGTTATGATTTTAGGAAAATATCTGATTTTGCATTTATAAACCCTTCAAAAAGTGAGTTAAAAGATATTGATGAAAGCACGATTATCTCTTTTATTGAAATGGCTTCAGTGAGCAACAGTGGTAAAATTGAGACAAAAGTTGATAAGCCTCTTGTGGAATTGAAAGGAGGTAGTTATAAATATTTTCGTGAAAACGATTTAATAATTGCCAAAATCACCCCATGTATGGAAAATGGAAAATGCGCCTTAGCCCGAGGATTAACCAACGAGATTGGGATGGGGAGTTCTGAATTCCATGTAATTAGAGTCAAGGATGAACTAAATCCTAAATATCTTTTTACTCTGCTTAATAGGCCGAGAGTTAGGGAAGAAGCGGCAAGAATGATGACGGGCGCAAGTGGACACAGAAGGGTCCCGAGTAGCTACTATGAAGATATGTTAATTCCTTTACCAGAAAAAGCAGAACAAGAAAAATTTGTTTCAAATATCGAAAAGATTGAAAATGAAATAGGCTCATTATACAGAGAAATAAACAATGTTCCTGATGCAATAGATATAATAGTGAAACAGTATTTGGAATGA
- a CDS encoding type III pantothenate kinase, translated as MKVITVDIGNTRIKTGEFYNSELIRTMIINDPLEIKPLIYGSKIDVVVSSVVPKNTSLMESILKNQPNTDIYLIDHNLDFGFTISYSPVNSLGVDRLCSVSGAKHLLEIDNALMDYDYVITFDLGTATTVNVLQVGKVPSFTGGMIAPGLRIMNAALHQYTAKLPLVDNLNLGSFLGNNTENSIRSGLINSTIGLAERVYNHFYALSADIKIFVTGGYADILMPHLQIPFQYEEFLNLIGIYAIYYRNRK; from the coding sequence ATGAAAGTTATTACTGTTGATATAGGCAACACCAGAATTAAAACCGGCGAATTTTATAACTCCGAACTGATCAGAACCATGATCATCAATGATCCGCTGGAGATAAAACCTCTGATTTATGGCAGCAAAATTGATGTGGTGGTTTCCTCGGTCGTGCCAAAGAATACCTCATTGATGGAGAGTATCCTTAAAAATCAACCAAATACCGACATTTATTTGATCGATCACAACCTCGATTTTGGTTTTACCATCTCCTATTCACCTGTCAATTCGCTTGGAGTCGACAGACTTTGTTCGGTCTCCGGGGCAAAACATCTTTTGGAGATCGATAATGCACTTATGGATTATGATTATGTAATTACTTTCGATCTGGGTACCGCAACTACTGTTAATGTGTTACAGGTTGGCAAGGTTCCCTCTTTCACAGGGGGAATGATAGCTCCCGGACTGAGAATAATGAACGCAGCACTCCATCAGTATACAGCAAAATTGCCGTTGGTTGATAATTTAAATCTTGGCAGTTTTCTCGGCAACAATACTGAGAATTCCATTCGTTCCGGCTTGATAAATTCAACCATCGGACTGGCTGAAAGAGTCTATAACCACTTTTATGCCTTATCTGCCGACATCAAAATTTTCGTGACAGGCGGGTATGCCGATATATTAATGCCACATCTGCAAATCCCTTTTCAATACGAGGAATTTCTTAATTTAATCGGAATTTATGCAATCTACTACAGAAACCGAAAGTAG
- the dnaK gene encoding molecular chaperone DnaK, translating into MGKIIGIDLGTTNSCVSVMEGNEPVVIPNAEGTRTTPSVVAFSKTGDRLVGQAAKRQAITNPKKTIFSIKRFMGRRVDEVTDESHKVPYQIVPGDDRTARVNIDDKQYSPQEISAMILQKMKKTAEDYLGQEVTEAVITVPAYFNDAQRQATKDAGEIAGLKVRRIINEPTAAALAYGLDKKGKEETVAVYDLGGGTFDISILTIGDGVFEVKSTNGDTHLGGDDFDQRLIDYLADEFKKEEGIDLRNDPMALQRLKEASEKAKIELSSSVSTDVNLPFITATQDGPKHLVHTITRAKFENLVGDLIDRTKLPCEQAIKDAGVSKSEIDEVILVGGSTRVPAVQEMVKALFGKEPHKGVNPDEVVAIGASIQGGVLSGDVKDVLLLDVTPLSLGIETLGGVMTTMIQANTTIPTKKTEVFSTASDSQPSVEIHVLQGERPMASDNRSLGRFNLDGIPPAPRGVPQIEVSFDIDANGILHVSAKDKGTGKEQSIKITGSGGLSQDDIEKMKKSAQEHAAEDKKKKELIEAKNLAENMIFQTKKQMDELKDKITPDQKSKLEAEITRLEDAVKTENTEQIKSALDQFQKTWTEISQTLYAQQGPADPNMGANFNQGAQQPGGETGGKEKNVEDAEFKEV; encoded by the coding sequence ATGGGAAAAATCATAGGAATTGATTTAGGTACCACAAATTCCTGCGTTTCGGTTATGGAAGGCAATGAGCCTGTAGTAATCCCAAATGCAGAAGGAACAAGAACCACACCATCTGTTGTGGCTTTTTCTAAAACCGGCGACAGACTTGTCGGCCAGGCAGCTAAAAGACAAGCAATAACCAACCCGAAGAAAACAATCTTCTCAATCAAGAGATTCATGGGAAGAAGAGTTGATGAGGTTACTGACGAATCACATAAAGTGCCATATCAGATCGTACCGGGTGACGACAGAACCGCCAGAGTTAATATCGACGACAAGCAGTATTCACCCCAGGAAATTAGTGCAATGATTCTTCAGAAGATGAAGAAAACTGCTGAGGATTACCTGGGTCAGGAAGTTACAGAAGCAGTGATCACGGTTCCTGCCTACTTTAATGATGCGCAAAGACAGGCAACAAAAGATGCCGGCGAGATTGCAGGCTTGAAAGTACGCAGAATCATAAATGAGCCTACAGCAGCAGCACTGGCTTACGGTCTCGATAAAAAAGGGAAAGAAGAGACTGTTGCTGTGTACGATCTTGGCGGTGGTACATTTGATATCTCCATACTTACCATCGGTGATGGTGTATTTGAAGTGAAATCCACCAATGGTGACACCCACCTCGGTGGCGATGATTTTGATCAGAGACTGATTGACTATCTCGCGGATGAATTCAAGAAAGAAGAGGGCATCGACTTGAGAAACGATCCGATGGCTTTACAGAGACTGAAAGAAGCATCGGAAAAAGCGAAGATTGAATTGTCGTCTTCCGTGTCGACTGATGTAAACCTTCCTTTTATTACTGCGACTCAGGATGGCCCAAAACACCTGGTTCACACCATAACAAGAGCTAAATTTGAGAACCTGGTTGGTGACCTTATTGACCGCACAAAACTGCCCTGCGAGCAGGCGATTAAAGACGCCGGAGTCTCGAAAAGTGAGATTGACGAAGTTATACTTGTAGGTGGTTCAACCCGTGTACCAGCAGTTCAGGAGATGGTGAAGGCACTTTTTGGAAAAGAACCTCACAAAGGTGTGAACCCTGATGAAGTGGTGGCTATTGGTGCATCAATTCAGGGTGGTGTTCTTAGTGGTGATGTAAAAGATGTATTGCTTCTTGATGTTACTCCGCTTTCACTTGGTATCGAGACCCTGGGTGGCGTAATGACAACAATGATTCAGGCAAATACCACTATCCCGACCAAAAAGACTGAAGTGTTTTCAACCGCATCAGACAGCCAGCCTTCCGTTGAGATACATGTGCTGCAGGGTGAGCGTCCGATGGCTTCTGATAACAGGTCTTTGGGAAGATTCAACCTCGATGGTATTCCACCGGCTCCAAGAGGAGTGCCTCAGATCGAAGTAAGCTTCGATATCGATGCCAACGGAATCCTTCATGTTTCTGCAAAAGACAAAGGCACCGGCAAAGAGCAATCGATTAAGATAACCGGATCCGGTGGCTTGAGTCAGGATGATATCGAAAAGATGAAAAAGAGTGCTCAGGAACACGCTGCAGAAGACAAGAAGAAAAAAGAATTGATCGAAGCAAAGAATCTTGCTGAAAATATGATCTTCCAGACAAAAAAGCAGATGGACGAACTGAAGGATAAGATTACTCCCGATCAGAAAAGCAAGCTTGAGGCTGAGATCACAAGACTCGAAGATGCCGTGAAAACGGAAAATACGGAGCAAATAAAATCGGCTCTGGACCAGTTCCAAAAAACATGGACTGAAATCTCTCAGACACTTTATGCCCAGCAAGGTCCCGCAGACCCGAATATGGGAGCCAACTTCAACCAGGGTGCACAGCAACCAGGTGGAGAGACCGGCGGGAAAGAAAAAAATGTTGAAGATGCAGAGTTTAAGGAAGTTTAA